Proteins from one Shewanella pealeana ATCC 700345 genomic window:
- a CDS encoding GGDEF domain-containing protein translates to MDMAQHLSETELSAKILRHAVPKMSELNIPVTPENYAVWYEYYKGINLDLKRAIDGLLANNLAFTPTMSEELYRTYIQVHSPELIENVQTETHILINSLLAKIASMSKGTSRFSESLTEFDTALKDDPEPAVLQDLVNGITSELDEIISANIDMDKSLTSMSEEVDALKTEMVELRSVVMTDQLTSLNNRRAFDKEVISHIDSFNLSNVESSLLVVDIDYFKKFNDVHGHLIGDKVLAYVAQALKNAVKGEDFVARYGGEEFVVLLPNTSHQDAHKVAENIRIKIAGRNLTIGKEKKLPLGNVTVSVGVASLKASDDKDSYFIRADEALYRAKSSGRNCVIGERVAEELV, encoded by the coding sequence ATGGATATGGCACAACATTTGTCTGAAACAGAGCTGTCAGCAAAAATACTGCGCCACGCTGTACCAAAAATGTCAGAATTAAATATTCCTGTCACCCCTGAAAACTATGCGGTTTGGTATGAATACTATAAAGGGATTAATCTCGATCTGAAGCGTGCGATAGATGGTTTATTAGCTAATAACCTTGCCTTTACTCCTACCATGAGTGAGGAGCTCTATAGGACTTATATCCAGGTCCACTCACCTGAACTCATCGAAAATGTTCAAACAGAAACTCACATACTCATCAATAGCTTATTGGCAAAGATAGCGAGTATGAGTAAGGGCACATCACGTTTTTCTGAGTCGTTGACAGAATTTGACACGGCTCTCAAAGATGATCCTGAACCTGCTGTATTACAGGATTTAGTGAACGGTATAACCTCTGAGCTCGATGAAATAATCAGTGCCAATATTGATATGGATAAGAGCCTCACCAGCATGAGTGAAGAGGTAGATGCGCTAAAAACAGAGATGGTCGAACTTCGTTCTGTAGTGATGACAGACCAACTGACGTCACTGAATAATCGCCGAGCATTTGACAAAGAAGTGATAAGCCACATCGATAGTTTCAATCTTTCGAACGTTGAAAGTAGCTTGTTGGTTGTCGATATAGATTACTTTAAGAAATTTAACGATGTTCACGGCCATTTAATCGGTGATAAGGTGCTCGCCTATGTGGCTCAGGCACTTAAGAATGCCGTGAAAGGGGAAGATTTTGTGGCACGTTATGGCGGCGAGGAGTTTGTGGTCTTGCTGCCTAATACCTCACATCAAGATGCCCATAAAGTTGCCGAGAATATTCGGATCAAGATAGCAGGTCGTAATCTAACCATAGGTAAAGAGAAGAAGTTACCCCTTGGAAATGTCACTGTCTCGGTGGGCGTGGCCTCACTTAAGGCGAGCGACGATAAAGACAGTTACTTTATTCGCGCCGATGAAGCCTTATACCGGGCAAAGTCATCTGGGCGTAACTGTGTTATTGGTGAAAGGGTTGCCGAAGAACTGGTATAG
- a CDS encoding phosphoethanolamine transferase has product MLSRLRNLNSIQFTLILAIYYVCVLNIPLFQIIKQGVDKQADVNMAFIATMPFFLLFALSFLFSIFSVKYLAKPFFIILTLISSSVFFAAFQYGVVFDYGMIENTVQSNQSEAATYLNWASVLNFAVTGLIPCLLIYKANIQYKPFSKELLHKAVFMLSMLAGIVVIGMFYYQNYVSFGRNNDIIKRYVIPTYFIGSTAKYIDVNYLQQPLEYKQLGLDAKNTTAKTNSKTHPQTKPNLVVLVVGETARAANYHYYGYDRPTNAHTKVQGLIAFQDTHSCGTATAVSLPCMFSRMDHKNYDSRRAMAQDNVIDILNHAGIQLEWLDNDSGCKGVCQNIEHVVIDHNSDPKLCNGEFCYDQVLINELDKRLKTIERKDTLLVLHIIGSHGPTYYLRYPEQHRRFVPDCQRSDIQNCTHQQLVNTYDNTILYTDYIVSQVVKELEGESKQFDTAMLYISDHGESLGESGMYLHGTPYSFAPGEQTKVPLLAWISNGFAEQNRLDLTCLNKEAAKGGFSHDNLFDSLLGLMNVKTSIYRPSTDIFLGCRK; this is encoded by the coding sequence GTGTTATCACGTCTTAGAAATCTAAATAGTATTCAATTCACACTTATACTTGCGATTTATTATGTGTGCGTACTTAATATTCCGCTTTTTCAAATTATCAAACAGGGCGTGGATAAACAAGCCGATGTGAATATGGCCTTTATTGCGACCATGCCTTTTTTTCTGTTATTTGCACTGTCTTTTTTATTTAGTATTTTTAGTGTGAAGTACCTGGCAAAGCCATTCTTCATCATTCTGACCCTGATATCATCGAGTGTGTTTTTTGCCGCTTTTCAATATGGAGTGGTTTTTGACTACGGCATGATTGAAAACACCGTTCAGAGCAATCAATCGGAGGCGGCGACCTACCTTAATTGGGCATCTGTCCTCAATTTCGCTGTGACGGGGCTAATACCTTGCTTGCTTATATATAAAGCCAATATTCAATACAAACCCTTTAGTAAGGAGTTACTGCATAAGGCCGTGTTTATGCTGTCTATGCTCGCGGGCATAGTGGTGATAGGCATGTTCTATTATCAAAACTACGTCTCTTTTGGCCGTAATAACGACATCATTAAGCGTTATGTTATTCCTACCTATTTTATTGGTTCTACCGCCAAGTACATTGATGTCAACTATCTGCAACAGCCGCTTGAGTATAAACAGCTTGGCCTAGATGCGAAAAATACCACGGCTAAAACTAATTCTAAAACCCATCCGCAAACTAAGCCTAATTTAGTGGTGCTGGTGGTCGGCGAAACGGCAAGAGCGGCTAATTATCATTACTATGGTTATGACAGACCAACCAATGCGCATACCAAAGTTCAAGGCTTAATCGCATTTCAAGATACGCACTCTTGTGGCACTGCAACCGCAGTCTCTTTACCTTGCATGTTTTCAAGAATGGATCATAAAAATTACGACTCTCGTCGTGCAATGGCTCAAGATAATGTCATCGACATACTGAATCATGCAGGCATTCAACTCGAATGGCTCGATAATGACAGCGGCTGTAAAGGGGTTTGTCAGAACATAGAGCATGTGGTTATCGACCATAACAGCGATCCCAAGCTATGCAACGGCGAATTTTGTTATGACCAAGTCTTAATAAATGAGCTGGATAAACGCCTTAAGACGATTGAGCGAAAAGACACCTTGCTGGTGCTGCATATCATTGGCTCCCATGGGCCGACATACTATCTGCGTTACCCTGAGCAACACCGGCGCTTTGTACCTGACTGTCAGAGAAGTGATATTCAAAACTGTACTCACCAACAGCTGGTTAACACCTATGACAATACGATTTTGTACACAGATTATATTGTGTCACAGGTGGTCAAAGAACTAGAGGGGGAGAGTAAGCAATTTGACACTGCAATGCTTTATATCTCGGATCACGGTGAGTCATTAGGGGAAAGCGGTATGTATCTTCATGGTACGCCGTATTCATTTGCGCCAGGTGAGCAGACTAAGGTGCCTTTATTAGCTTGGATCTCTAACGGATTCGCCGAACAAAATCGTCTGGATCTAACCTGCCTAAATAAAGAAGCGGCTAAGGGAGGTTTTTCCCATGATAACTTGTTCGATAGCTTACTTGGCTTGATGAATGTGAAAACCAGTATATATCGCCCAAGTACCGATATTTTCTTGGGTTGTAGGAAATAA
- a CDS encoding MarR family winged helix-turn-helix transcriptional regulator — MKNQDDSLNHAMIEFYEKLSSWEMAVVKDKGFSLPQVHTVEILGLNGPMRMKELAQKIGITTGTLTVQVDKMVEAGLVVRTPHANDRRSILVELTDSGREMFEEHDKLHMQLTQDLTAKFDDKERAQLLDFFERINLEF, encoded by the coding sequence ATGAAGAACCAAGATGATAGCCTAAATCATGCAATGATCGAGTTTTACGAGAAGTTATCATCTTGGGAAATGGCTGTGGTCAAAGATAAAGGCTTTAGCTTGCCTCAAGTTCACACAGTTGAAATATTGGGGCTTAACGGCCCCATGCGTATGAAAGAATTAGCGCAAAAGATCGGTATTACAACGGGGACGCTAACGGTTCAGGTCGATAAGATGGTCGAAGCTGGGTTGGTTGTACGTACTCCCCATGCTAACGATAGACGTTCTATTTTAGTTGAACTTACCGATAGTGGCCGTGAAATGTTCGAAGAGCACGATAAACTTCATATGCAGTTGACTCAAGATCTGACGGCTAAATTTGACGATAAAGAGCGTGCTCAGTTATTAGATTTTTTCGAAAGGATTAATCTCGAGTTTTAG
- the dmeF gene encoding CDF family Co(II)/Ni(II) efflux transporter DmeF — protein MNDGEQAAIHCVDKQKFSTQNSSGERNTFYVLVLTIVTMLAEIIAGTIYGSMALLADGWHMGTHAAAFMITLFAYRYARKHANSAEFSYGTGKVSVLGGYTSAIALGLVALVMLVESSVRIFNPHEIYFNQAILVAIIGLIVNVVSVFLLKDHHSHDHGNEHGHKHGHNHEHSHEHKHSHHHGQDHNLRAAYFHVLADALTSLLAIAALLMGKYFGLTWLDPIMGIVGAVIITRWAWGLLKQTGPVLLDASIEQSYMQQIRQTIEQESAQLVDLHIWKISADHYAASMIIHCERTEKAGYFKEKLSQFERLSHITIEVNPVTQAQ, from the coding sequence ATGAACGATGGTGAACAGGCTGCAATTCATTGCGTAGATAAACAGAAGTTTTCAACCCAAAATAGTTCGGGTGAACGTAATACGTTTTATGTCTTAGTGCTTACGATAGTGACTATGCTGGCAGAGATCATTGCCGGTACCATTTATGGTTCAATGGCATTATTAGCTGATGGCTGGCATATGGGAACCCACGCAGCGGCTTTTATGATTACCTTGTTTGCTTACCGTTATGCACGAAAGCATGCTAATTCTGCGGAGTTTTCATATGGGACTGGTAAGGTTAGCGTACTCGGGGGCTACACCAGTGCGATCGCCTTGGGCTTAGTCGCCCTCGTGATGCTGGTAGAGTCGAGTGTGAGAATTTTTAATCCTCATGAGATCTATTTCAACCAGGCTATTTTGGTGGCGATTATTGGTCTTATTGTTAATGTAGTCAGTGTTTTTTTATTGAAAGATCATCATAGCCACGATCATGGAAATGAGCACGGACATAAGCACGGACATAATCACGAACACAGCCATGAACATAAGCATAGCCATCATCATGGCCAAGATCATAATCTACGGGCTGCCTACTTTCACGTCCTTGCCGATGCGCTCACTTCGCTGTTAGCAATAGCAGCTTTATTGATGGGTAAATATTTTGGTCTAACTTGGCTGGATCCTATTATGGGTATTGTGGGGGCAGTGATTATTACTCGTTGGGCATGGGGACTGCTTAAACAAACAGGGCCAGTATTGTTGGATGCAAGTATTGAACAAAGCTACATGCAGCAGATCAGACAAACCATTGAGCAAGAAAGCGCACAGCTTGTAGATCTGCATATTTGGAAAATCAGTGCCGACCATTATGCTGCTAGTATGATCATTCATTGTGAACGTACTGAAAAAGCAGGTTATTTTAAGGAAAAGCTATCACAATTTGAGCGCTTATCTCATATCACTATTGAAGTTAATCCAGTGACTCAGGCACAATAA
- the eco gene encoding serine protease inhibitor ecotin, whose product MTLFTAANKHFARTLLASSLILSAFSFNASATSPAHPSGLNQNMISAQMYSASDYTATKETKMYPKPEAGQVQHILTLPKLDNEDDYRVEIQIGQTKMVDCNKHGLSGELKQHSVKGWGYNYYQVDTISDGPSTMMACFEQTKTEKFLPIGDDLMLKYDSRLPKVFYLPENTQVRYRVWKAESAFNYSGEAAQ is encoded by the coding sequence ATGACTTTATTCACTGCTGCAAACAAACATTTTGCTCGTACTCTTTTAGCTTCTTCTTTAATTCTTTCGGCTTTTTCATTCAATGCGAGTGCGACTAGCCCAGCCCATCCATCTGGATTAAATCAAAATATGATCAGTGCACAAATGTATAGCGCGAGTGATTACACTGCGACCAAAGAAACAAAAATGTATCCAAAACCAGAAGCGGGTCAAGTCCAGCATATCTTGACTCTACCTAAGCTAGATAATGAAGACGATTACAGAGTGGAGATCCAGATCGGTCAAACAAAGATGGTCGACTGTAACAAGCATGGTTTATCAGGTGAACTCAAACAACATTCGGTCAAAGGATGGGGCTATAACTATTATCAAGTAGACACCATTAGCGATGGTCCAAGCACTATGATGGCCTGCTTCGAACAAACTAAAACGGAAAAATTCTTACCTATTGGTGATGATCTAATGCTTAAGTACGATAGTCGCTTACCGAAAGTCTTTTATCTACCAGAAAACACTCAGGTGCGTTATCGCGTCTGGAAAGCCGAATCAGCATTTAACTATTCGGGTGAAGCGGCACAATAA
- a CDS encoding IS3-like element ISSpe3 family transposase (programmed frameshift) produces the protein MKPSGSISNKRTQRDYTLGFKLAVVSQVEKGELTYKQAQDHYGIQGRSTVLTWLRKHGRLDWSQPIEHSPMSKSKETPAQKIKRLEKQVSNLEMKNMIYGDMVELLKNEYGIDLEKKLLSRTLWFAKVKGTIKLATASRQFNLSRQAIYQWKQRRTAKAETLKPVMKMVMYWRQFMPRVGTRKLYQLIKPQLIEQGIKLGRDGLFQYLKQQNMLVKPRKNYTKTTNSHHWLRKYPNLLKDRAVKRVEEVLVSDITYVKSDEGTHYLSLVTDAYSRKIMGYELSHEMKACDVVKALNMTIKNRQTTGDAIHHSDRGMQYCSAEYQETLAANGITPSMTDGYDCYQNALAERVNGILKHEFLLYRCRTMKELDMLIKESIETYNHLRPHLSLGMKTPNEVHKKASREFQLA, from the exons ATGAAACCTTCAGGTTCTATCAGCAATAAACGTACTCAGCGTGATTACACATTAGGCTTTAAATTAGCCGTCGTCAGCCAAGTAGAAAAAGGCGAGCTGACCTATAAGCAAGCTCAAGACCACTATGGTATCCAAGGAAGAAGTACCGTCCTTACATGGTTACGAAAGCATGGTAGATTAGACTGGTCCCAGCCTATTGAGCACTCTCCTATGTCTAAATCTAAAGAAACGCCAGCCCAGAAAATTAAGCGATTGGAGAAGCAAGTCTCTAATCTAGAAATGAAAAACATGATTTATGGCGATATGGTCGAGTTGCTTAAAAACGAATACGGCATCGATTTAGAAAAAAAGT TACTTAGCCGAACGCTCTGGTTCGCCAAAGTAAAAGGCACCATAAAGTTAGCCACAGCGAGTCGGCAGTTCAACTTATCTAGACAAGCAATTTATCAATGGAAACAACGCAGAACGGCAAAAGCTGAAACGCTTAAACCTGTGATGAAGATGGTCATGTATTGGCGCCAGTTTATGCCTAGAGTGGGGACGCGCAAGCTCTACCAGCTCATCAAGCCACAACTGATAGAACAAGGGATAAAGCTCGGTAGAGATGGGTTATTTCAGTATTTGAAGCAACAAAATATGCTGGTAAAACCCAGAAAAAATTACACTAAAACGACCAATAGCCATCACTGGCTAAGAAAGTATCCCAACTTACTAAAAGACAGAGCGGTCAAGCGTGTTGAAGAGGTGCTCGTTAGCGATATCACCTACGTGAAATCAGATGAGGGGACGCACTATTTGTCTCTGGTAACAGATGCGTACTCAAGAAAGATAATGGGATATGAGTTAAGCCATGAAATGAAAGCTTGTGACGTGGTCAAAGCATTGAATATGACGATAAAGAATCGTCAGACAACAGGCGATGCCATTCACCACTCAGATAGAGGGATGCAGTACTGCTCAGCTGAGTACCAGGAGACGTTAGCGGCAAATGGTATTACTCCGTCCATGACAGATGGATATGACTGCTACCAAAATGCACTTGCAGAGCGGGTTAATGGGATTTTGAAGCACGAGTTTTTGCTTTATCGCTGCCGTACGATGAAGGAGCTCGATATGTTAATCAAAGAGTCGATAGAGACTTATAACCATTTAAGGCCGCATCTTAGTTTAGGGATGAAAACCCCTAATGAAGTACATAAAAAAGCCAGTCGGGAGTTCCAACTGGCTTAA
- a CDS encoding bifunctional 4-hydroxy-2-oxoglutarate aldolase/2-dehydro-3-deoxy-phosphogluconate aldolase yields the protein MLENNWLIQPQDIFKRSPIVPVMVINKIEHAVPLAKALVAGGISVLEVTLRTDCALEAITKIAKEVPEALVGAGTILNKAQLAQAIDAGAQFVITPGATTELLEAAMAGNTPLIPGVASISEVMKGMALGYTNFKFFPAEASGGVNALKAFSGPLANIRFCPTGGITPSSYKDYLALKNVDCIGGSWIAPTDAMEQGDWERITALCKEAIGALKV from the coding sequence ATGCTTGAGAATAACTGGTTAATACAGCCACAAGATATTTTTAAACGCAGCCCTATTGTTCCTGTAATGGTGATCAATAAGATTGAACATGCAGTGCCGCTTGCTAAAGCACTCGTTGCTGGCGGGATCTCGGTTTTAGAGGTAACACTACGTACCGATTGTGCATTAGAAGCGATCACTAAGATTGCTAAAGAAGTACCTGAAGCCCTAGTAGGCGCGGGTACTATTCTAAATAAAGCACAGTTAGCACAGGCAATTGACGCTGGCGCTCAGTTTGTTATCACTCCAGGTGCAACAACTGAATTGTTAGAAGCTGCTATGGCGGGTAACACACCGCTAATTCCTGGAGTTGCTAGCATTTCAGAAGTGATGAAAGGCATGGCACTGGGTTACACAAACTTCAAGTTTTTCCCTGCTGAAGCTTCTGGTGGCGTAAATGCACTTAAAGCTTTCTCTGGCCCACTGGCAAATATTCGTTTCTGCCCAACTGGCGGCATTACCCCAAGTAGCTATAAAGATTACTTAGCACTTAAGAATGTCGATTGTATTGGTGGTAGCTGGATTGCGCCAACAGATGCGATGGAGCAGGGTGACTGGGAACGCATTACTGCTTTGTGTAAAGAAGCGATTGGTGCTCTAAAAGTCTAA
- the edd gene encoding phosphogluconate dehydratase, with product MHSVVQSVTDRIIERSKDSRAKYLAALDDAKNKGVHRSALSCGNLAHGFAACNPSDKSDIKQLNKANIGIITSFNDMLSAHQPYGAYPDLLKQACNEVGSVAQVAGGVPAMCDGVTQGQPGMELSLLSREVIAMGTAVGLSHNMFDGALLLGICDKIVPGLLIGALSFGHLPMLFVPAGPMKSGIPNKEKARIRQKYAQGEIDRAALLDAESKSYHSAGTCTFYGTANSNQLMLEVMGLQLPGSSFVNPDDPLREVLSKTAAKQVCRLTEMGTQYTPIGKVVSEKSVVNGIVALLATGGSTNLTMHIVAAARAAGIIVNWDDFSELSDAVPLLARVYPNGHADINHFHAAGGMAFLIKELLDGGLLHEDVDTVAGFGLKRYTQEPQIRDGELKWVDGPQTSLDNEVLTGLNTPFQNNGGLKLLKGNLGRAVIKVSAVAEQHRVVEAPAVVIDDQNKLEAIFKAGDLDKDCVVVVKGQGPKAIGMPELHKLTPILGTLQDRGYKVALLTDGRMSGASGKVPAAIHLTPEALDGGLIAKIHNGDLVRVDATTGELSLLVDEAELNARAADKVDLQRTSYGMGRELFGALRASLSSPETGARCTSAIDEHY from the coding sequence ATGCACAGCGTTGTACAATCTGTTACTGACAGAATTATTGAACGAAGCAAAGATTCTCGCGCTAAGTATTTAGCGGCGCTCGATGATGCTAAAAATAAAGGCGTTCACCGTAGCGCACTGAGTTGCGGTAACTTAGCTCACGGTTTTGCAGCTTGTAACCCAAGCGACAAGTCCGACATAAAGCAGTTAAACAAAGCAAATATCGGTATTATCACTTCTTTTAACGACATGTTGTCTGCTCACCAACCATACGGTGCGTACCCAGACTTGTTGAAACAGGCTTGTAACGAAGTCGGTAGTGTTGCACAAGTTGCAGGCGGCGTTCCTGCTATGTGTGATGGCGTGACCCAAGGTCAGCCTGGCATGGAGCTTAGCCTGTTAAGCCGTGAAGTGATTGCCATGGGAACAGCGGTAGGTCTATCCCATAACATGTTCGACGGTGCTTTGCTGCTAGGTATTTGCGACAAGATTGTACCGGGTCTGTTGATTGGTGCACTGAGCTTTGGCCATTTGCCTATGCTATTTGTACCTGCTGGCCCGATGAAGTCGGGTATTCCTAATAAGGAAAAGGCGCGTATTCGTCAAAAGTATGCCCAAGGCGAAATCGACAGAGCGGCATTGTTAGATGCTGAGTCTAAGTCTTATCACAGTGCGGGTACTTGTACTTTCTACGGCACGGCCAACAGTAACCAGTTGATGCTAGAGGTGATGGGACTTCAATTACCTGGCTCATCTTTTGTTAATCCAGACGATCCGCTACGTGAAGTCTTGAGCAAGACAGCCGCTAAGCAGGTTTGTCGTCTAACCGAAATGGGTACTCAATATACGCCAATCGGTAAAGTCGTATCTGAAAAATCAGTGGTTAACGGTATCGTTGCACTATTGGCAACGGGTGGCTCGACTAATCTGACCATGCACATAGTGGCCGCGGCTCGCGCTGCTGGCATTATCGTCAACTGGGATGATTTCTCTGAGCTTTCAGATGCAGTGCCGCTACTAGCACGTGTGTATCCAAACGGTCACGCCGATATTAACCACTTCCACGCTGCTGGCGGTATGGCGTTCTTAATAAAAGAACTGCTGGACGGCGGCTTACTTCATGAAGATGTCGATACAGTCGCAGGTTTTGGTCTTAAGCGTTATACCCAAGAGCCGCAAATCCGTGATGGCGAGCTTAAATGGGTCGATGGTCCGCAAACAAGCTTAGATAACGAAGTGCTAACGGGGCTTAACACGCCGTTCCAAAACAACGGTGGCCTAAAGCTGCTTAAAGGTAATCTGGGCCGCGCGGTGATTAAAGTGTCTGCAGTGGCTGAGCAACATCGAGTTGTTGAAGCGCCAGCAGTGGTGATTGACGATCAAAACAAGCTTGAAGCTATCTTTAAAGCGGGTGATTTAGATAAAGATTGCGTGGTGGTAGTAAAAGGTCAAGGACCAAAAGCCATCGGCATGCCGGAGCTACATAAGCTCACTCCTATCCTTGGTACGCTACAAGATAGAGGCTATAAGGTCGCTCTACTGACTGACGGCCGTATGTCAGGCGCGTCTGGCAAGGTGCCTGCAGCCATTCATTTAACGCCAGAGGCGTTAGATGGCGGTCTAATCGCTAAGATCCACAATGGTGATTTAGTTCGAGTCGATGCGACAACGGGTGAACTGTCTCTGCTAGTCGATGAGGCCGAGCTTAATGCAAGAGCTGCCGATAAAGTCGATCTGCAAAGAACAAGTTATGGAATGGGACGAGAGCTTTTCGGTGCACTGCGCGCAAGCTTAAGCAGTCCAGAAACTGGTGCGCGATGCACTAGTGCTATTGATGAACACTATTAA
- the pgl gene encoding 6-phosphogluconolactonase: protein MIKETVFKSFDNKEALEAQLAERIANQLQDAVDARGKASLIVSGGSTPLKLFELLSKKAIDWSDVFITLADERWVSPEHGDSNERLVRNNLLKNRAASAKFRGLKNMYSSPEEGCAMAIEQLGSFPTPFDVVVLGMGNDGHTCSWFPCAADAELDNALTSAELCVAVTPGNAPHSRISLSKSAILASRQIYLHIVGEQKLEVYRQALASEDTREMPIRAVLEQHKTPVDVYWSA, encoded by the coding sequence ATGATTAAAGAAACTGTTTTCAAATCGTTCGATAATAAAGAGGCGTTAGAAGCGCAACTGGCCGAGCGTATTGCTAATCAACTGCAAGACGCTGTTGATGCCCGCGGAAAGGCAAGCCTGATTGTTTCTGGCGGCTCTACTCCGCTTAAGTTGTTTGAACTACTTAGCAAGAAAGCGATCGACTGGAGTGATGTGTTTATCACGTTAGCCGATGAACGCTGGGTCAGCCCTGAGCACGGTGATTCTAATGAGCGTTTGGTAAGAAATAACTTACTCAAGAATAGAGCCGCCAGTGCTAAATTTCGTGGTTTGAAGAATATGTATTCTTCACCAGAAGAAGGTTGTGCTATGGCAATTGAGCAACTTGGTAGCTTTCCAACGCCTTTTGACGTTGTCGTATTAGGCATGGGCAATGATGGGCATACCTGCTCATGGTTCCCTTGTGCTGCAGATGCTGAACTTGATAACGCATTAACATCGGCTGAATTGTGTGTTGCGGTTACACCTGGCAATGCACCTCATTCACGGATCTCTTTATCAAAGTCAGCTATTTTAGCCAGCCGTCAAATCTATCTACATATCGTTGGTGAACAAAAACTTGAGGTTTACCGACAAGCACTAGCAAGCGAAGACACGCGTGAAATGCCAATTCGAGCCGTTCTCGAACAGCATAAAACACCTGTTGATGTTTACTGGAGCGCTTAA
- the zwf gene encoding glucose-6-phosphate dehydrogenase: protein MGITTPKAKACDFVLFGTKGDLAKRKLLPSLYQLDKANLLNVDTKILGVAKDEFSQEEYRELVVNALTTFVKDELCEETVNRFLDRCHYVGTNFTESDGYQAFHDILEPEKRVMVSYFATPPAIFGDICRCLHEQKLIFPDSRVVLEKPIGSDLASSRIINDQVSAYFEETQVYRIDHYLGKETVQNLLALRFANSLFASKWDNRTIDHVQLTVAEEVGIEGRWGYFDKAGQMRDMIQNHLLQVLTLVAMDPPVNLDADNIRDEKVKVLKSLRPINADNIYENTVRGQYSSGFLKGAPVPGYLEEEGANVQSKAETFVALRVDIDNWRWAGVPFYLRSGKRMPFKSSEIVVYFKNPPHNLYSSNYRNLPPNKLTIRLQPHEGVEIQMLNKVPGLGEKQRLQTTKLDLSFSETFKSERIADAYERLLLEAMLGNQALFVRRDEVEQAWSWVDGIIQAWEETDETPKPYPAGTWGPVASVALITKDGRSWDE, encoded by the coding sequence ATGGGCATTACGACACCTAAAGCCAAAGCTTGTGATTTTGTTCTATTTGGTACCAAGGGAGATCTTGCGAAGCGTAAGTTACTTCCTTCTTTATACCAACTCGATAAAGCCAATTTGCTGAATGTCGATACTAAAATCCTCGGCGTCGCAAAGGATGAATTTAGTCAAGAAGAATACCGCGAGCTGGTGGTAAACGCCTTAACGACTTTTGTAAAAGACGAGCTTTGTGAAGAGACGGTGAACCGTTTCTTAGACCGTTGTCATTATGTAGGCACCAACTTCACAGAGTCTGATGGCTATCAAGCTTTCCACGATATTCTCGAGCCAGAAAAACGCGTCATGGTGAGTTACTTCGCCACTCCTCCTGCTATTTTTGGCGATATCTGTCGTTGCCTTCACGAACAAAAACTTATTTTCCCTGACTCTCGCGTCGTTCTAGAAAAACCAATCGGTTCCGATCTCGCAAGTTCTCGCATCATTAACGACCAAGTCTCAGCCTATTTCGAAGAAACCCAAGTTTATCGTATCGACCATTACTTAGGTAAAGAGACGGTGCAAAACTTACTTGCATTGCGTTTTGCCAACTCTCTTTTCGCTTCTAAGTGGGATAACCGTACTATCGATCATGTACAGCTAACTGTTGCTGAAGAGGTGGGTATCGAAGGCCGTTGGGGTTATTTCGACAAAGCGGGCCAGATGCGCGACATGATCCAAAATCATCTATTACAGGTATTAACCTTAGTGGCGATGGATCCACCAGTTAACTTAGATGCTGACAATATTCGTGACGAAAAAGTAAAAGTGCTTAAGTCACTGCGACCAATCAATGCTGATAACATCTATGAGAATACGGTTCGTGGTCAATATAGCTCTGGTTTCTTAAAAGGCGCTCCGGTTCCAGGTTACTTAGAGGAAGAGGGCGCGAATGTTCAGTCTAAAGCTGAAACCTTTGTAGCACTTCGCGTAGACATCGATAACTGGCGCTGGGCTGGCGTGCCATTCTACCTTCGTAGTGGCAAGCGTATGCCGTTTAAGAGTTCAGAAATCGTGGTGTATTTTAAAAATCCACCGCACAACCTATACAGTTCAAATTATCGTAATCTGCCACCGAATAAACTGACAATACGATTACAGCCTCATGAAGGGGTTGAAATCCAGATGTTGAATAAGGTGCCGGGTCTAGGTGAAAAGCAGCGTCTACAAACCACCAAACTCGATTTAAGTTTCTCTGAAACATTCAAGAGTGAACGAATTGCCGATGCATACGAGCGTTTATTGCTTGAAGCCATGTTAGGCAATCAGGCGCTGTTTGTACGCCGAGATGAAGTCGAGCAGGCGTGGAGCTGGGTCGATGGTATTATTCAAGCGTGGGAAGAAACAGACGAAACGCCAAAGCCTTACCCTGCTGGCACATGGGGCCCAGTCGCCTCTGTTGCGCTTATCACTAAAGATGGCCGTTCTTGGGACGAGTAA